One genomic segment of Desulfomicrobium sp. ZS1 includes these proteins:
- a CDS encoding SLC13 family permease, with protein sequence MEFSQTMLSLFILLFIVLCALVLFIGGWLPADVVGIMVLAALALTGMAAMVVGDCLTMEEAYHSIEWKVIFLIAGMLPLGMAIENTGAAQMGAEALIGMVGDLGPRWVVAALFGVTVLGTQVIPTAALVVLMAPVALGAASTLGISPQLLMMTVAMAASASFASPLSHPAHLLVMGPGGYKFMDYVKVGAPLTLVVMAVSVWLLPMLWPA encoded by the coding sequence ATGGAGTTCTCACAGACCATGCTGTCCCTCTTCATTCTCCTGTTCATCGTGCTTTGCGCCCTGGTCCTTTTCATCGGCGGCTGGCTGCCTGCGGACGTGGTCGGGATCATGGTCCTCGCCGCCCTGGCCCTGACCGGAATGGCGGCCATGGTCGTCGGAGACTGCCTGACCATGGAGGAGGCCTACCACTCCATCGAATGGAAAGTGATCTTTCTCATCGCCGGCATGCTCCCGCTGGGCATGGCCATTGAGAACACCGGGGCGGCGCAGATGGGGGCCGAGGCACTCATAGGCATGGTCGGCGACCTCGGCCCGCGCTGGGTCGTGGCCGCGCTGTTTGGGGTGACGGTACTCGGCACGCAGGTCATTCCCACTGCTGCCCTGGTGGTGCTCATGGCACCGGTGGCCCTCGGCGCGGCTTCGACACTGGGCATCTCACCGCAACTCCTGATGATGACCGTGGCCATGGCCGCTTCAGCGAGCTTCGCGAGCCCCCTGTCACACCCGGCGCATCTGCTGGTCATGGGCCCCGGCGGATACAAGTTCATGGACTATGTAAAAGTCGGCGCACCGCTGACTCTTGTGGTCATGGCCGTGTCGGTCTGGCTGCTGCCCATGCTTTGGCCAGCATGA